The DNA segment CAACAAGTCCAACACCGACAAATGAGTCAGAATCTGAACCAGCCTTGATCAAGTTACCATGTATCTGCATGCCTAAATCCAGCATCCCTGTTCCTGCACAAGCCTTAAGAACGCTAGACAGAGTGAACACATTTGGAACCATTCCTGATGCCTTCATCTCCACCAACAATGCCAATGCCCGGCTATCATGCCCATGAAGAACACAACCAGCAATAAAACAGTTCCATGAAACGATATCCGGTCGAGCAATTTTCCCAAAAACCATAGCTGCAGCTTTGGCGTTTCCCAACTTGGCGTACATATCCACAAGAGCATTGGTGGTAAAAGGGTCCGAGTGGTATCCAAGCCTGGTAAGGTAGCCATGAACTGCCCTCCCGCAGGATAAATCCTGCGAGCCAGTGCATGCATTTAGGATGCAGGAGAAGCCAAACTCATTCGGCCTCATTCCATCCATCACCATCTCCTGAAACAATGACACTGCCTCCTCGAACCTCTCATTCCTTACACAGCCTGCGAGCAATCCGTTCCACGAGACAGAATTGCAGTCGGTAATGCCGTCGAACAATCTCTTGGAGTCTAAAAGGAGGCCGAAATTGGCGTACATGACAACGAGGGTGTTCGCAACAAAGACGTCGGACTCGAACCCGGTGACTATGACGAAGGCGTGGACTAGTGTGCCAGCGATGAAGTCGGAGGAGACAGAGCAGGCCTTGAGGACGGACGGAAGTGTGAACTCGTTGCTCCGAACGCCCAAAGATCGCATCTTTCTGAAGGACAACAGCGCCTCGCGGCCGAGGCCGTTGTTGGAGTACGCGGAGATGAGGGCGGACCAGGAGATGTGGTCCGGGTCGGGGAATTCGTCGAAGAGCTTGCGGGCGGATTCGGGGGAGCGGCATCTGGAGTACAGGGTGAGGAGGTGGTGGCGGAAAGGAGGGCCGAATGAAAGGCCGCACTTGGCGAGGTGGGCGTGGATCTGACCGGCTCCGCCGACGGACTGGGTGGCGGAGATGAGGGTTGTGAGATTGGAGACAGAGGAGGCCGGGGATTCCGGTGGAGGGGAGAGGTGGGAAGAGAGATTGGCGGCGGAGGCGGGAGTGAGATGGTCTTCGAGGATGGATATGGCGGCGGTGTGGAAGGGCTTGAAGGGCGAAGAGGTGGGAAGGGGGAGGCGGCAAAGCTTCATCACAACCCCATGGAAGAGAGGAAGCGTATAGGACGGGTAGGGAAGCAGCATACATGCAGACGCAGTCCAACACGAGTCAGGCCATAATTGTTGGGCCCAATCCAAGCCGAGTGTTACCTGCGCTGGCAGCGGGTTGGTCTCACCCAGGTATATCGACTGGTTACTCTTTGCACAGCGACATCTGTATGCTTGCGAGATCTCGATGCATGAATGAATCCCTTGGCAAATTGGGGAGGACAATTCATTTTCAACTACATCTAAAATATAAATTTGATCGTGTATGACTCATTCACCTtatgcaaaaaataataataataatacttttttttttatgttaaccATTTTGATCTTGCTATATATATAGTTGTGTGCAATATGCTTATCTGACTGCACAAATTGGTATATATACTAACAACACTTGGAATGGAGATCAGCACTTGAGAGCATCAGCTTGGTTTTCTGCAATGGTGGTTAAACAAGCAGCATCAGAATTTAAAGGTCCAAAAAATCAGCCAGTCAATATCTCTGATCATTTTGATGGGTTCGAGAAATTTTATACTCCTCCCCGTACTAACGAATAATGTGTCTGAAAAAAATACACATTAAAATGTACAGATTAACTTGGAAGGAAGGATTTTTAAAACAGGGCAGGAGAAAAAGAATGCTAAGGCTGACTTCCTCACTGAAATTTGTATAAGAAGAACCAACAACAACCACTTTGACTGCAGCTAGGCATTTGTCCCCCTCGATCTGCTTCCGCTTAACTGCAGCTAAGCATTGGTCCTCATCAATCTGCTTACGGAATAGAAAAAATATACTCACAGTGCTTGCAGATTTGGTTAGATCTTTACAATCTTGACATGCATCTTCCAGTTCTCTATATATCTTTTTTGCATTTAATCATCTGGATCCATTTCTTCATCTTGCTCCATGGATCTATTTGTGTCACTTCGGTTTCCATTATCAGGGTCCGACTGTCCATCTGTTTCGTTGTCATCTTCCAGCAACTCGCCCTCCTCAACATCCTCATCTTTGGCACCAGTGGCCTTCTGGGAAGCCATTGCTAGGCCATGAACCATCCACTCAGGACATTCTTCCTCATTCCCATATAACAATTTGCCGCTGCGGCTCATCACATGACCAGGAGTGCCTGAAGATTTTGAAGTACGGCACGAACATTCTGGAAAAGGATGGGAAAGGAAAGAAGCAGGTTTCGATGATTCAGCCTCTGCTATGAATCCGTCCACACCCAAGCTCTTGTTAAGATGATCCCGCACCAGTACTGTCCAATTATGTGTTGGATGATATAGGTTATCATGTATAGAGATGAGCAGCCCGACAAGTGTTTTTCTGGTGGAAGAAAAACTCAGCAGTCACATTGTGGTCAGGGAACAAATGCAGTTGTATCAATTTATAAACATAAAATCTTCTAAAATGAATAGCCCGCACCCATTTTGCCTGTTGCCTGTGACAGACTGAATTTCTAAGAAGTGTCATAAACCAATTGGTTGAACTTACTCATTCAAGAGGTTGTTATAGCATATAAACAAGCTCTTCTAGCACATATAAGCAAAGGAATTATCACAATCCACATTTTTTGGGCCTTTACAAAAATTATTCAACTCaagcataaaaaataataatcgatGTAGGAAATTCTGCAAGGTAAGCAAATTTTAATTACTTCAGAAGCCCATTActttaaataaacaaaaaaacaaacTGCTCCAAGTCTAGGAAGTATAAATATTTCATCAAACACGGAGCTAgagtaattaattaaaatttgtgGTATCACGAAAAAAGCATATGATCAAGGGAGAGTTCTACCCCAAAAACATGCCAGTTTCTTTTATAAAAATCCTGATAATTCTTTGCTGTATCCCACCTGCCCTCTCCTGAAATTTGTACAGCAGTGTTCAATAACTCAGAGGACTTTCAGATTGTTACCCTCACAGCATAAACTCTAAATATTACTATAATTGCGGCTCAAAAAACTGATGCGATTGGCTCATACCAACTGGTATTTATCGATCCAATTGTGATGGTATATAAGAAATTATGCCCAGGTATATAAGCAACTGTGACTGGTGTACAGTTCAATATCCAGATCTAAGTCGAAGTTTTTTGCTTAGTTTCGATGCCTGAAACGAATGACATGACTTATTCTTCCATTATCTCTGGTCTCCAGAATGTCCAAATGATTTCAACGACATTGACAGTAGTAATGATGGTGGATATGAATCTTACGTTCTTGTGACATAGAGAGGTCAACAGTGGGCAAAGAAGCACGCATCTAGTCATACCACCTAAGGTAAAGCTCATGTTGTCaaatttatcataattattttttagagGAAAGAAAGTCAAGGGAAAATGCTTTAACAAGGTTTGGATCAATCCAAAACAAGAACCAGCCAGTCCGGCCAGTAGCAACCCATACCAACACTACCAGCCTATATACTGAGTGCCGGTATGGTACTCCTTGACTACAAATATGTTGAGCTTCTTTTATGGTGTAGAAGCTAGGTAAAAACTTTTCAATCATTTGTCCAAATAATCATCGATTTAAATTTTGATAGGAAAACAACTTGCATAGCCCCAATCTTGGTGAAATAGCGTCAAAGAAATTAAAGTGATTGAATTGACTTATTTACTTCGCAGCCAATCAGGGTGTCGGCTCGTTTGATAATCTGCACCACTCAATATATTTGACCTATATTAGGACTTTGGACTATCAGAGACTAGAGGGACTGGGAGATAATTATTCACCAGAGGAAAGGCCAGAACATGTGTGCTGCAGCAATTAAAGATGttgatataaatttaaataaatttaaatttacaaAACAAGAACGGAACCGATCTTTCACCATCATTAAAAACTGTAAATCTATATCCTtagttaagagtatttaaatctttatttataatttttttgtaaaatctTATCAACTCTCTATCTATCTCTTCTTATTATAGCATAGGTGTGCTTACTACATGTTCATATTATTTTAAGCAATTCTCTCTCCTAAATTATTtatgaatgaaaatattttttttaatctttcctaCTAATTTCATATATCTACATCAACATTTTCATACTACTAATATGAACTTCTTGTATATGTTGCTTCTTAAATGCTCGACAATTAGATCCATAAAGTATTGTTGCTCTCATAAACAACTCATAAAATTTTGCTTCTGGTCTAAATGATACTTGACAATCACACAAACCTCGTAACTATATCCTCATATCATTTCCTAATATTACTAAAATTGGATCTCATGTATTCAGCCCCTAACTTAGTTGCCCTTAAATCAAAGTTTTGGTCAAACAAAGGGGCATTACTAGAGAAGGACAGCCCAATGGGTGGAATCAGTTTCAAATTAGCTTGATTTTATTTTCCCTAAGAGAATATTTGATTGCATACGATAACTAATAAGGATCTTTTTCTTCAAGTCGGTCTGCAGGTTCTCTTCTACCTAATGAAAATTCTGCTGTAATAAAAAGTACAAGAGAATCCCAGCATCACTTAAAAGTGTAATTGCTGCaaagatttatttttctttggAACCACATATTAAATTTATCGAAGATAGTCAGCAGGATATTGCCAGGATCTGATGAAAGAAAGAAGATAAAAACAATGCATCACTGAGAACAGATGAACACAAAGATGCAGCTTGCAACAGAATAATTGTTTTTCATTTCTCAAGATGTAACAAACTAATATGAGGGCTTTTACCTGTTGGGGCGATAGGTTACTCCAGAGGCTGTTTGGTAAGAGCGGTGACCCATGACCAAGCTTGAAAAATCAGGCCACGCACTACCATCATTGTTAAAACCAGGAAAAAAAGCATCAGCTTCAACAGAAACATAATAGTCAAGAGCATCCCAGAGTAGCCTGTGTGCTTGTTTCCTAAGATCCACAGATGAAGGGTCAGGCTCTGTATCAGTCTCAGCAATCCAACCATACCAACCTTCCTTCTCATGCTGATAAAAGGGCCTTGCAGGAGGTGGTGGAAGGGGTCGTGGTCGAGGCCCAGCTTTTTTCCACTCCTCAATAAGTTGTTTTTCACTCTTCACAGGAGGAGGCTGAGGGAGATTTAAAGGAAGAGGATATTCAGGACCAATCAAGTTTGAAAGCTCTTTCTTAGTGCACAAGGAAGTACGATCTACTAAGTTTGTATACATGGCTCGCAAAGGAACTAGGATCCTCTGTCCTCCAAATGTCTCAGAACCAGCCAAGTAAATTATGGTATTTGGTGGATATCCCATTGCCCGAAGGAGAAGTCCAACCTGCAAAGATTCAACCAATTTTGGTGCAGATATTTGAATATGTTAAAACTAACTCATAACAACAAGAAAGCACACGGAATATTGAAGACTAGAACAATAAGTAGACATGGTTATAAGTAGTTTATGTTCAATATTTGAGGCTTTGAGCAACTTGATTGGACCCACTAATAACATGAGGACTTTGTAAAAATGCTCCTATTCGACCCAAACAGAAGTAACAAATTAACTTTATTGACCTAAAACCAATCCAAACTAATGATAGCGAGCCCATCAAACTTTATAAATCAACTTAATTTTCCTCCCACTTCTAAAGTTGGAATCACAAAATTTTCCTACTGAAgacttgatgtcatcatcaaagtccaagGTCCAACACATAATccaaaaatcatatcaaattggTTGCATGCAAATGCCTCTAGCTTTCTACTTGGAACTCcccaccatgtctaatagtggatccactttgataccaattgtcgcAGTCCGACACAATGGAAAAAAATTAGCTCATTAACCTGATATGTCTGAGAGACTGAGACCAACTTACCAAAATGCCTACACCCAAGTTAATAGTAGTAGGCTCATCTAACCTTATAAATCAATTCAATCTTCCTCCCACTTCCAATGTATGATAAACTAAAGTGTTATGAAGAAGGTTACAACTTCTTATAACAAACACTAGTGgcatttacaagttcaaagttaatCTAAAACCAATACCTTAGAAGGAACATGATCCTTTTACCATCATAGCAATTTTGTTGTTCGGTAAGTGCTCTACAATTACTACTACATTATACAGACACTGTTCTCTgataagtaaaaaaagaaaaacccaAAATGACTCCATCTAGATAAGATGGATGTAATGCCAACTGAGGATAAGGTGAAGGAAACATTTATGACAAGTCGGGCAGGGTAAGTAAAGACTACTTAGTGTGCTACGAAGCTGTTAGTTGATTCAAACTCAGGCATCACAACACAAGAACACATAAAAACACAATGATGAAAATGGCAAAGTATTCAATGAAAGGAAGGACTCTTGCTTGCAGTGATTATACTTTCTAAGACAACCTTATAGACATCTCATATCTACTTTATGTCAATTTCCTGGGGATATTCTTGAAGAATGTTCTTTAAGCAATGGCTGGGAAGCTTGAACTTCACCACAACTAAGATAAGAGATAGACAACCAAATATGTGAACGACAAGACAACAAAAACTGTTGAAGAATGATTGCAAGTGCAAGAACTAAAGGCTTCTCGCTCCAACGACTGCCTTTCAGCTTTTTGTAATAAACATAGAGAATGATAGGATAAAAATACCTAACCACAAAACATTTAGAAGATTGGGAAGAAATATATTTCTAGCCTCCAGAAGAAACACCATTTCTTGGCATCATCTaaacaatataatataattatgtgAATGAATGAACTAAGTCACCTCTTCAGGGATGAGAGGGCATGAACCATTCGTTTTTCGAGCAAATGAATCAACAACAAGATCTTCGTCAACTGTTCCCTGCTTTATCAGCTGCTTCCTTGTGTATTGCATAAGCTCCGTATGAACATCCTAGCCAGTGTTAAGAAGCACTCTGGTCAAGCAAAGCATGAGGTAATATAAAACGTACGAGAAACCAGCAAGTCTAAAAGCAGAGTAATGAGTTAAATGATGCATGAGATACAAAGGCACAAAACCACATATTACCAATAGCACTGAAAAGGTACTGACAATTCTGACCAACCTGGAAAAGTTCAGCACAACCATGAAATGCTAGGGTGTCCCTCACAAAGCCAGGGTGATACGACAGATATGGACCACCAGTTCCTCGTAACCTGCAATGACATTCAATTTGATATTAAACATAGTATTCAAACTTAAATTGGTCAGTGAGGAATAAATCTGATCCAAAGTTTGAGGGTGGAATACAAGCATCAGTTCATAGTCAAACTTACAGATAAACTAACTAATTTCTTATATGTACACATCAGAGAAGTATTTTCTCTTGGGGAATCAAGGTTTAATTAGTTCATGTACTTAATGACTTAACTAAAAAGTGATACCTTTCTACCATTTGGTTGCCAAGTGCCCGGATATCTGAGCGGAATTGAAGAGCATGGAAGGCAACTCTGCATCTAAGTCTCTGATATTCGTCCATGTTTGATGGAAGGATAGGCTACATAAGCAAGAATAGATAAGAGAACCGAAAAGAATTATAAGGTACTGATGAGATTTTTCATACAGGCCCAAGTACTTGAGTAGAAGTGTCATCCTAAGTTGTCTTAAGTGCCCAGTCATTTCATTTCTCCTAGACAATCATTGCATACCTCCACCGAAACTATCAGACACATTTCAATAGACAAAATACAAGTCCTTTCAAGAATATCACTCCTATATTTAATTCCTTAATACAAGGATGATTAAAGGCAAAAGCAAGTCATAGAGTtcacaaagaaagaaaagaggtaGAATATGCAAGCAAATTCCTTTGCCATTCTTGGATCTAGTGACTCCAGGAAAACATGCAGGAACCATGGAATAAGCAGCATATGTATTTCTTCATAAGGGAGCCACAGAAAACAATTTACTTTCAGAGTTCCACATAATCTCTTCTGGGTAATAGCTTCAATTTCAAATAGTTAACTTACAAGTTAAATTAGTTAATCATTATAAGAGCTGACACAAGTAGACATAAGCCAAAACCTGGACAGCAACAATGAAAGAGGAATAATGGGCCAAAATTGACAGAAAAAAATGTGTGATTATATGTTTAGAAGGTTGGAAGACACCCATGTTGCCTACTCCGACTGACAGACTTATGGTTCCATTTCTGCTGGTGCTGATGTTGCTAGTTGTATCTGGTAAGATACTCTTTATTATCTGTTCATTTCTTTTCTGTAGAAAACTTCTGCAAAGTTGACTGGCATTTGTTTACAGACAGCCAGCCATAGCCATCAAGATTCCTTTTATATTCCCACCAGGTTCCCAATGTTATCATATTTCAGGTATTAGAAGTCTCTTATATAGTGCCTAGAGAGACT comes from the Musa acuminata AAA Group cultivar baxijiao chromosome BXJ2-8, Cavendish_Baxijiao_AAA, whole genome shotgun sequence genome and includes:
- the LOC103993673 gene encoding protein EMBRYO SAC DEVELOPMENT ARREST 30 codes for the protein MCHKSKIKLAALVGITLSVLSLFVHLFVANYSVGDFIQYKLREDYLYPVGHKLRHRRLWGPVSSLEVLQPYAKPRSFYPVPGQQNGFIYAKISGGFEKIRSSICDLVAIARLLNATLVIPEIQQSVRSKGISPKFRSFSYLYDEEQFIASLSDDVIVVKSLPKDLKEARKKTKFPTVSPKASTSPSFYTREVLPKLKQSKVIRILVSDGGCLQPILPSNMDEYQRLRCRVAFHALQFRSDIRALGNQMVERLRGTGGPYLSYHPGFVRDTLAFHGCAELFQDVHTELMQYTRKQLIKQGTVDEDLVVDSFARKTNGSCPLIPEEVGLLLRAMGYPPNTIIYLAGSETFGGQRILVPLRAMYTNLVDRTSLCTKKELSNLIGPEYPLPLNLPQPPPVKSEKQLIEEWKKAGPRPRPLPPPPARPFYQHEKEGWYGWIAETDTEPDPSSVDLRKQAHRLLWDALDYYVSVEADAFFPGFNNDGSAWPDFSSLVMGHRSYQTASGVTYRPNRKTLVGLLISIHDNLYHPTHNWTVLVRDHLNKSLGVDGFIAEAESSKPASFLSHPFPECSCRTSKSSGTPGHVMSRSGKLLYGNEEECPEWMVHGLAMASQKATGAKDEDVEEGELLEDDNETDGQSDPDNGNRSDTNRSMEQDEEMDPDD